The Chitinophaga flava genome has a segment encoding these proteins:
- a CDS encoding PP2C family serine/threonine-protein phosphatase yields the protein MGKKYIRELFAAKNIIITSSKDQLFETFVNDEQNQRLAQQILENQQKLMDTWQYKSRLVDIQQQQVVIPNATAGKPYQARLDFRQLNWTDISWSAMEGLEEYGLQYNPQTGEIQGTPVKSGDIRLKLKFRLATAGEGTAPNEKLIPLVINPDPKSLWKDIPGDQAAPFWKPDSVAESALLGDRFVTVASKRGRSHANVGSFRDDDYAFRYFEPSGWSVLAVADGAGSAKLSREGARLACTGIVQYFEQYFNTVPSGDFDALLQEHVAGTGTDTQKKITRFVYDNLGKAAFTVHKKLEEFAANQQVSIKDLHSTLIFVLLKKYAFGYVIMSFGVGDCPIGLLNRDCSEITLMNRLDVGEFGGGTRFITMPEIFTSDKFPTRFGFKLVPDFSYLMLMTDGIYDPKFVVEANLEKIDTWKEFLADLGGKNPENTVVPTGIASPEAARSLSAWLDFWSPGNHDDRTLMIVS from the coding sequence ATGGGAAAAAAATATATCCGCGAATTGTTTGCTGCCAAAAACATTATCATTACCAGCAGCAAGGACCAATTGTTCGAGACATTTGTGAATGATGAACAGAACCAGCGTCTGGCCCAACAGATACTGGAAAATCAACAAAAACTCATGGATACATGGCAATATAAATCCAGGCTGGTAGATATACAGCAGCAACAGGTGGTCATCCCGAATGCCACGGCCGGCAAGCCTTATCAGGCCCGGCTGGACTTCCGGCAGCTCAACTGGACAGACATCTCCTGGTCGGCCATGGAAGGGCTGGAGGAATACGGGCTGCAATACAATCCGCAGACCGGTGAAATTCAGGGGACGCCAGTAAAAAGTGGTGATATCCGCCTGAAACTGAAGTTCCGCCTGGCAACAGCAGGAGAGGGCACCGCGCCCAATGAAAAACTGATCCCGCTGGTGATCAATCCCGATCCCAAGTCGTTATGGAAGGATATTCCAGGCGATCAGGCAGCCCCTTTCTGGAAACCGGACAGTGTGGCTGAATCAGCCCTGTTGGGCGATCGTTTTGTGACGGTGGCCTCCAAACGCGGTCGCAGTCATGCGAATGTGGGCTCTTTCCGGGATGATGATTATGCCTTCCGGTATTTTGAACCTTCGGGCTGGAGTGTGCTGGCAGTGGCCGACGGAGCCGGTAGTGCCAAACTGTCGAGAGAAGGCGCCCGCCTGGCTTGTACCGGTATTGTGCAGTATTTTGAACAGTATTTTAATACCGTCCCCTCTGGCGATTTTGATGCGCTGTTACAAGAACATGTGGCGGGTACCGGCACTGATACACAGAAAAAAATTACCCGTTTTGTATACGATAACCTGGGCAAAGCCGCTTTTACCGTTCATAAAAAACTGGAAGAATTTGCTGCCAATCAACAGGTTTCCATAAAAGATCTTCATTCCACCCTTATATTTGTGCTGCTGAAGAAATATGCTTTTGGCTATGTCATTATGAGCTTTGGAGTTGGAGACTGCCCTATCGGGCTGCTTAACAGGGACTGTTCAGAGATCACGCTGATGAACCGGCTCGACGTAGGAGAATTTGGCGGCGGTACCCGGTTCATTACTATGCCGGAAATCTTTACCAGCGATAAATTTCCCACGCGCTTCGGTTTTAAACTGGTACCAGACTTCTCTTATCTGATGCTGATGACAGACGGTATCTACGATCCTAAATTCGTGGTGGAAGCCAACCTGGAGAAAATCGACACCTGGAAAGAATTCCTGGCCGACCTGGGCGGAAAAAATCCGGAGAACACAGTGGTGCCAACAGGTATCGCCAGTCCTGAAGCCGCCAGAAGTCTGTCTGCCTGGCTCGACTTCTGGAGCCCGGGCAATCACGACGACAGAACTTTGATGATCGTCAGCTAA
- a CDS encoding helix-hairpin-helix domain-containing protein — protein sequence MNTKTVHSVIHPGKSYQYIDNGEPMRGGMKDVYFSPDKSYVVAFYRDEQDFSSKERLRKIVTEYYNSFFNREGGDYYKDLYCWPTDMVELDKKVGLIVPSYNKNFFFKKGYATSDLIRGKEKEGKWFASPKFRNKQFALRLDETELGNWLSYFQVCVNIARGVKRLHAAGLAHSDLSYKNVLVDPVSKSAAIIDIDGLVVPGLFPPDVIGTADFIAPEVLATKHLDVKDPNRKLPNRLTDLHALAVMIYMYLLYRHPLKGGKVHDLDTEKDDLLSMGEKALFVEHPQDTSNRPKLNQLNPKELPWADVSKLPYTTTGPYLKELFDQAFITGLHQPNNRPPAEMWEQALLKTTDLMQPCSNAACEQKWYVFDNTFSPKCPFCGTPHQGTLPVLDLYYEFKPTVWKPENHRLMVYHNQYLFPWHVNRNIIRNERLAAEQKVPVGYFTFYQGKWVLVNQKLNSLKDLTEDKEIPPGTMVELTDGKKLLLSREEGGRVVIITMANK from the coding sequence ATGAACACAAAAACGGTCCATTCTGTCATACATCCCGGTAAATCATATCAGTATATTGATAATGGAGAACCTATGCGTGGTGGAATGAAAGATGTGTACTTCAGCCCCGATAAGTCTTATGTAGTGGCGTTCTACAGAGATGAACAGGACTTCAGCTCCAAAGAAAGATTAAGAAAAATAGTAACAGAATACTACAACAGTTTCTTCAACCGTGAAGGCGGCGACTATTACAAAGACCTTTACTGCTGGCCTACCGATATGGTGGAGCTGGACAAAAAGGTAGGCCTCATTGTGCCTAGTTACAACAAGAATTTCTTTTTCAAAAAAGGATATGCTACCAGCGATCTGATCAGGGGTAAAGAGAAAGAAGGTAAATGGTTTGCTTCTCCTAAATTCAGAAATAAACAGTTTGCACTGCGACTCGATGAAACGGAGCTGGGCAACTGGTTAAGTTATTTCCAGGTCTGCGTAAACATCGCCAGAGGTGTAAAGCGTCTGCATGCCGCAGGGCTGGCCCATTCCGACCTCTCTTATAAAAACGTATTGGTAGATCCGGTGAGCAAATCGGCTGCCATCATTGATATAGACGGACTGGTGGTACCTGGTCTTTTTCCGCCTGATGTGATTGGCACTGCCGATTTTATTGCGCCGGAAGTACTGGCCACCAAACACCTGGATGTAAAAGATCCCAACAGGAAACTGCCTAACAGGCTCACAGATCTGCATGCGCTGGCCGTTATGATCTATATGTATCTGTTGTACCGGCATCCGCTGAAAGGTGGCAAGGTGCATGATCTCGATACAGAAAAAGATGATCTGTTGTCTATGGGCGAAAAAGCCCTGTTTGTGGAGCATCCGCAGGACACGTCCAACAGACCTAAGCTTAACCAGCTGAATCCAAAAGAACTGCCCTGGGCCGATGTCAGCAAATTGCCGTATACCACTACCGGCCCGTATCTGAAAGAGCTGTTTGATCAGGCTTTTATAACCGGCCTGCATCAGCCCAACAATCGGCCACCGGCCGAAATGTGGGAACAGGCACTGCTGAAAACCACCGACCTGATGCAGCCCTGCAGCAATGCGGCTTGCGAACAGAAATGGTATGTTTTCGATAATACCTTTTCTCCCAAATGCCCTTTCTGCGGTACCCCGCATCAGGGAACACTGCCGGTGCTCGACTTATACTACGAATTTAAACCTACCGTATGGAAGCCGGAAAACCACCGGCTGATGGTGTATCATAACCAATACCTGTTTCCATGGCATGTCAACCGGAACATCATCCGCAATGAAAGACTCGCTGCGGAACAAAAAGTACCGGTAGGATATTTCACTTTTTACCAGGGCAAATGGGTGCTGGTCAACCAAAAACTAAACTCCCTGAAAGACCTGACAGAAGACAAGGAAATACCACCTGGCACGATGGTGGAACTGACAGATGGTAAAAAGCTCCTGTTGTCCAGAGAAGAAGGTGGCAGGGTAGTGATCATTACAATGGCGAACAAATAA
- a CDS encoding TerC family protein, whose protein sequence is MNFADLLQQIIDNPIPSLIVVGNLIIIESLLSVDNAAVLATMVMDLPEKQRDRALKYGIIGAYLFRGLAMLFASFLIQFWWLKALGGLYLLYLVFSWVKDQRAKRKKENGEEEEQESIDKEKNWLYKVTVGAIGPFWATVALVELMDMAFSIDNIFAAVAFTDNILLVCLGVFIGILAMRFVAQAFVRLMTKFTFLETAAYIVIAILGVKLSLSLYEHYNPHSPLTEFLESHIADVWTSILTVSVFVIPIITSALLNVPKRGNTAELDKK, encoded by the coding sequence ATGAATTTTGCTGATTTACTGCAACAAATTATCGACAATCCTATCCCTTCCCTGATCGTGGTCGGGAACCTGATTATTATTGAAAGCCTGCTTTCGGTAGACAATGCCGCAGTACTGGCTACTATGGTAATGGACCTGCCCGAGAAACAACGTGACCGTGCTCTTAAATACGGTATTATTGGTGCTTATCTGTTCCGCGGACTCGCTATGTTGTTTGCCTCTTTCCTGATCCAGTTCTGGTGGCTGAAAGCACTGGGCGGATTATACCTGCTGTATCTGGTATTCAGCTGGGTGAAAGACCAGAGAGCCAAACGTAAAAAAGAAAATGGGGAAGAAGAAGAACAGGAATCCATTGACAAGGAAAAGAACTGGCTGTACAAGGTTACTGTAGGTGCTATTGGTCCCTTTTGGGCCACTGTGGCGCTGGTGGAGCTGATGGACATGGCTTTCTCTATCGATAATATTTTTGCTGCAGTAGCTTTTACTGATAATATCCTGCTGGTTTGCCTGGGTGTATTTATCGGTATCCTGGCCATGCGTTTTGTAGCGCAGGCTTTTGTAAGATTGATGACCAAATTCACTTTCCTGGAAACAGCGGCCTATATCGTGATCGCTATCCTGGGTGTGAAACTGTCTCTGTCTCTGTACGAACACTACAACCCGCATTCTCCGCTGACAGAGTTCCTGGAAAGCCACATCGCAGACGTATGGACTTCCATCCTGACAGTGAGCGTGTTCGTTATTCCGATCATTACTTCTGCTCTGCTGAATGTGCCTAAGAGAGGTAACACCGCTGAACTGGACAAAAAGTAA
- a CDS encoding toxic anion resistance protein: protein MEANPNVTDQALTPVRLDKDGNANLSNITPAETQKYNELNKSLVTTDVNSVLNYGAEAQNSMERYSNEFLTSVRTYNSGEVGGLINELLSELNYIDVDELNQSGFKSFISKMPFLKKLVVDAQKLFQKYDTVINNIDKITNKIKAGRINSLKDNSSLQTMFDSNVNYIKQMEDLIISGQLKLNELSEKLAQMELNAANYNDYEIADLRDFISRLDKRLADMKIVRFIMLQSLAQIRLVQNNNTSIAEKAQSIISTTIPVWKNQLTIAVALQRQKANVEMQRKISDTTNTILQKNADLLKQNSIEVAKENEKTVVSIETLKRTTQSLIETLHEVKKIHDQGAESRKVLNSELQNLETELKKNVTNVS, encoded by the coding sequence ATGGAAGCAAATCCTAATGTTACCGATCAGGCACTCACCCCCGTAAGACTGGACAAAGACGGCAATGCCAACCTGTCCAACATTACCCCGGCAGAGACCCAGAAGTACAACGAGCTGAATAAATCACTGGTTACCACCGATGTGAACTCTGTCCTGAACTACGGGGCCGAAGCACAGAACTCCATGGAACGTTACAGCAACGAATTCCTGACTTCTGTACGCACCTACAATTCAGGTGAAGTAGGCGGTTTGATCAACGAACTGCTCTCTGAACTGAATTACATCGACGTGGATGAGCTGAACCAAAGCGGCTTTAAAAGCTTCATCTCCAAAATGCCTTTCCTGAAAAAACTGGTCGTCGACGCCCAGAAACTCTTTCAGAAATATGATACCGTTATCAATAATATTGATAAAATCACCAATAAAATCAAGGCCGGACGTATCAACTCCCTGAAAGACAACAGCTCCCTGCAAACCATGTTCGACAGCAATGTCAACTACATCAAGCAGATGGAAGACCTGATCATTTCAGGACAGCTGAAACTCAATGAGCTGAGTGAAAAACTCGCTCAGATGGAACTGAACGCCGCCAACTACAACGACTACGAAATCGCCGACCTGAGAGATTTCATCAGCCGCCTCGATAAAAGGCTGGCCGATATGAAAATAGTGCGCTTCATCATGTTGCAGTCACTCGCTCAGATCAGACTGGTACAGAATAACAATACCTCTATCGCAGAAAAAGCGCAGTCCATCATCTCTACCACCATCCCTGTCTGGAAAAACCAGCTTACCATCGCGGTAGCGCTGCAAAGACAGAAAGCTAACGTAGAGATGCAACGCAAAATCTCCGATACCACCAATACCATCCTGCAAAAAAATGCAGACCTGCTCAAACAGAACAGTATTGAGGTTGCAAAAGAAAACGAGAAGACAGTGGTGTCTATCGAAACACTGAAAAGGACCACCCAGTCACTCATCGAAACGTTGCATGAGGTGAAGAAAATCCACGACCAGGGCGCTGAAAGCCGTAAAGTGCTGAATAGCGAACTGCAAAACCTGGAAACAGAGCTGAAGAAAAATGTAACTAACGTTAGCTAA
- a CDS encoding TerD family protein, with protein MAINLQKGQRISLEKSNGAKLQHICVGINWGAIEKKGLFGLSKSKEAVDLDGSCALFNEQKQLLDVVYFGNLRSKDGAVQHSGDDLTGDMNGNDGLDNEVITLDFSRLDSTTNYVAFVLNSFRGHDFGTIPFASIRIYEGSPSRVNEVFATYDIASGPGFAGHVSMVMGVFYKKNGEWKFNAIGEPTRDKKLPETVDTVARQYL; from the coding sequence ATGGCTATTAATCTTCAAAAAGGACAGCGCATCAGCCTCGAAAAAAGCAACGGCGCCAAACTGCAGCATATCTGTGTAGGCATCAACTGGGGCGCCATTGAAAAGAAAGGTCTTTTTGGCCTGTCCAAATCTAAGGAAGCCGTAGACCTCGACGGCAGCTGCGCATTGTTCAATGAACAAAAACAGCTCCTGGACGTGGTATATTTCGGCAACCTCCGTTCTAAAGACGGGGCCGTACAACACAGCGGCGACGACCTGACCGGCGACATGAATGGCAACGACGGCCTGGATAACGAAGTGATCACCCTCGACTTCTCCCGCCTCGACAGTACCACCAACTACGTTGCTTTTGTGCTCAACAGCTTCAGAGGTCACGATTTCGGCACCATCCCGTTCGCTTCCATCCGCATCTATGAAGGCTCACCTTCCCGCGTAAACGAAGTATTTGCCACCTACGACATCGCCAGCGGCCCCGGTTTCGCCGGTCACGTGTCTATGGTAATGGGCGTTTTCTACAAAAAGAACGGTGAATGGAAATTCAACGCCATCGGTGAACCTACCCGCGACAAAAAACTGCCGGAAACAGTAGATACTGTTGCAAGGCAATACCTGTAG
- a CDS encoding TerD family protein — translation MAINLQKGQRQAINAPKFTIGLGWDTNASSTGTSFDLDASIFVMGENKKILSDQHFIFYNNLVSPDGAVEHTGDNLTGEGSGDDEQIKIDLSKVDPRVTEICVVVTIHEAENRRQNFGQVRNSYVRVFDSVTNEVILKYELEEDFSIETAVEFGRIYKRNDEWKFEAVGVGMKGGLQDYLNKYN, via the coding sequence ATGGCAATTAATTTGCAAAAAGGACAACGGCAGGCAATTAATGCTCCCAAATTTACGATTGGACTCGGCTGGGACACCAACGCCTCTTCTACCGGCACCAGCTTCGACCTGGACGCTTCCATCTTTGTGATGGGCGAAAACAAAAAGATCCTGTCCGACCAGCACTTTATCTTTTACAACAACCTCGTTTCCCCTGATGGTGCAGTAGAACATACCGGCGATAACCTCACCGGTGAAGGCAGCGGCGACGACGAACAGATTAAAATAGACTTGTCTAAAGTAGATCCCCGTGTTACCGAAATATGTGTGGTAGTAACCATCCACGAAGCGGAGAACAGAAGGCAGAACTTCGGCCAGGTAAGAAACTCCTATGTGCGTGTATTCGACTCCGTTACCAACGAAGTGATACTGAAGTATGAGCTGGAAGAAGACTTCTCCATCGAAACAGCCGTGGAGTTTGGCCGTATCTACAAACGCAACGATGAATGGAAATTCGAAGCCGTTGGCGTAGGCATGAAAGGCGGATTGCAGGACTATCTGAACAAATACAACTAA
- a CDS encoding phosphoribosyltransferase family protein: MYFKFTELMKQTYSLHKITDASDFGFCPDDYSRFKFGDDAVAAKFGISLADGFIAHHLSGRSIPQLVVVSSPYAFIPTATFAMKNHFVFRLNRWLATNGHPVLQETKVHRTITYKEDYGELDAEQRLKLIGNDSFHIDREFLAGKTILFLDDIRITGGHERMILKMVEAYQLTNEMYMLYFAELQNHNIHPNIENYLNYHYVKSVFHLEKIIQDEHFCINTRIVKYILNYDFDSFCIFLQNQSDKFIHLLYDMALGNGYHTIEAYQRNLHYINSYIFHRKHKSIEHGN; this comes from the coding sequence ATGTATTTCAAGTTTACTGAACTGATGAAACAGACCTATTCATTGCACAAAATCACCGATGCCAGCGATTTCGGATTCTGTCCGGATGACTATAGCCGTTTTAAATTCGGAGACGACGCGGTAGCTGCAAAATTCGGTATCAGTCTGGCAGATGGGTTTATAGCACATCACCTGTCAGGACGCTCCATCCCGCAACTGGTGGTGGTATCCAGCCCCTATGCCTTTATCCCTACCGCCACCTTTGCCATGAAAAACCATTTCGTTTTCCGGCTCAACAGGTGGCTGGCAACCAACGGCCATCCGGTACTGCAGGAAACCAAAGTACACCGTACCATCACCTACAAGGAAGATTACGGTGAACTGGATGCGGAGCAACGATTGAAACTGATCGGTAACGATTCTTTTCATATAGACCGGGAATTCCTGGCCGGCAAAACGATCCTGTTCCTCGATGATATCCGTATCACCGGCGGACACGAAAGAATGATCCTCAAAATGGTGGAAGCCTATCAGCTGACCAACGAGATGTATATGCTCTATTTCGCTGAATTGCAGAACCATAACATACATCCCAACATTGAGAACTATCTCAACTACCATTATGTGAAGTCTGTCTTCCACCTGGAAAAAATCATTCAGGACGAACATTTCTGTATCAATACCAGAATTGTAAAATATATTCTCAATTACGATTTCGATTCATTTTGTATTTTCCTGCAGAATCAATCGGACAAGTTCATTCATCTTTTGTATGATATGGCGCTAGGCAATGGTTATCATACTATTGAAGCCTATCAACGGAATCTTCATTATATTAACAGCTATATATTTCATAGAAAACATAAAAGCATAGAACATGGCAATTAA
- a CDS encoding HAD family hydrolase has protein sequence MNNYYHYSFDLWLTLIRSNPFFKRERTKFFFDHFNQQHKSLEETDRIFRRIDLMTNAINEKTGGNLEAEELYLMVISEMNDHRYDFEKIDLQALYGEMESLVMKYLPTVYCSATINVLRTLKARQGCTLSLLSNTAFIKGRTLRRVLQELELDRYLDFQLYSDEKGMSKPNKQFFRMMLDHIASARNGELLAPGHIIHIGDNVKADIQGASAIGIHTLLVNSNNQCISSLLN, from the coding sequence ATGAACAACTATTACCATTATTCCTTTGACCTCTGGTTAACACTGATCAGATCAAACCCTTTCTTTAAACGGGAAAGAACAAAGTTTTTTTTTGATCATTTTAACCAACAGCATAAATCACTGGAAGAAACAGACCGGATCTTCCGCAGGATTGACCTTATGACGAATGCCATCAACGAAAAAACCGGTGGTAATCTCGAAGCGGAAGAACTGTATCTGATGGTGATCAGTGAGATGAATGACCACCGGTATGATTTTGAGAAGATAGACCTGCAGGCGCTTTACGGAGAAATGGAATCACTGGTAATGAAATATCTGCCGACGGTATATTGTTCTGCTACCATTAACGTATTGCGTACACTCAAAGCAAGACAGGGCTGTACTCTCAGCCTGCTGAGCAACACCGCCTTCATCAAAGGCCGTACGCTGAGACGGGTGCTGCAGGAACTGGAACTGGACCGTTACCTCGATTTTCAGTTGTATTCAGATGAAAAGGGGATGTCTAAACCGAATAAGCAGTTTTTCCGCATGATGCTGGATCATATTGCCAGCGCCAGAAACGGGGAATTACTGGCTCCCGGGCATATAATTCATATAGGCGACAACGTGAAAGCAGACATTCAGGGAGCCAGTGCCATAGGTATCCATACCTTATTGGTCAACTCCAACAATCAATGTATTTCAAGTTTACTGAACTGA
- a CDS encoding SlyX family protein, whose amino-acid sequence MKKLWMACALLLPASLYAQTATLVPPANISYAGLEKNLFFYANTRCKVTQTGSNQLDLNKLFDGRYDPSYTSAPSESDPTVITIEGFQAQHTQRLAYIGWTTRYWAPVHFKIEGYDMSGPGWVTLAEVTNHAAGEFIKDIASIPGLYGLFRFTFYTGSGPQGQLGISELFYLNGEAAQAYDGLMVRYDAANNVTMGSKLRPSNLNVNGQVNTNRVKVTQDSWADFVFDPAYTLPSLPTVEKFIQDNQHLPNIPSAKEVTDKGLDLGDISARLLQKIEELTLYMIEQHKKIETLTKENQAMGEKIQQLQNERSTR is encoded by the coding sequence ATGAAAAAACTGTGGATGGCCTGTGCCCTGTTGTTGCCCGCTTCTCTCTATGCCCAAACCGCAACACTCGTTCCTCCCGCTAATATCAGTTATGCCGGATTGGAAAAAAACCTGTTCTTTTACGCCAATACTCGTTGTAAAGTAACACAGACAGGCAGCAACCAGCTGGACCTCAACAAACTTTTTGACGGAAGATATGACCCTTCCTATACGAGTGCTCCTTCTGAGAGTGACCCTACTGTCATCACGATAGAAGGCTTTCAGGCACAACATACCCAGCGACTCGCCTACATCGGATGGACTACCCGCTACTGGGCTCCTGTCCATTTTAAAATTGAAGGTTATGATATGAGCGGCCCCGGCTGGGTAACACTCGCGGAGGTGACTAACCACGCTGCCGGTGAATTCATCAAGGATATTGCTTCCATCCCGGGTTTATACGGCCTGTTCCGGTTTACTTTTTATACTGGTAGCGGTCCCCAGGGGCAACTGGGTATTTCAGAATTATTTTATCTGAACGGAGAGGCTGCACAGGCCTATGATGGGCTGATGGTCCGGTATGATGCGGCCAACAATGTGACGATGGGCAGTAAGCTCCGCCCTTCCAATCTGAATGTGAATGGACAGGTCAATACCAACAGAGTAAAAGTCACCCAGGATAGCTGGGCCGATTTTGTGTTTGACCCCGCCTACACGCTGCCATCATTACCAACCGTGGAAAAGTTCATTCAGGACAACCAGCACCTGCCCAACATTCCCTCCGCAAAAGAAGTAACTGATAAAGGGCTGGACCTGGGCGATATCAGTGCCCGGCTGCTGCAGAAAATAGAAGAACTGACCCTCTACATGATCGAACAGCATAAAAAAATCGAAACCCTGACAAAAGAAAATCAAGCCATGGGCGAAAAGATCCAACAACTGCAAAATGAGCGCAGCACTAGATAA
- a CDS encoding dodecin family protein has protein sequence MGIVKVIEVIASSEKSFDDAIQNAVKEVSKTVHNVDSVFIKDLKVHVKDGKISTYGLICKVSFRVDHH, from the coding sequence ATGGGTATCGTAAAAGTGATTGAGGTTATTGCTTCCTCCGAAAAAAGTTTTGATGATGCTATTCAGAACGCGGTGAAGGAAGTGTCCAAAACGGTGCACAATGTAGACTCCGTTTTTATAAAAGATCTGAAAGTGCATGTAAAAGACGGGAAGATCTCCACCTATGGACTGATCTGTAAAGTGTCTTTCAGAGTGGACCATCATTGA